In Isoptericola variabilis 225, the genomic window CCGGCGTCGGACAGCCGCGCGAGGAGCTCGACGTCGACCTGGAGTGGCTCGGCGATCCGCTGCAGGCGCACGGCGACCTGGCCGTCGGAGCCGCCCGGCGCGGCCGGCGCCCGGCCGGCGAACAGCGCCGGCAGCGACTGCACGCCCTCGAGGAACGGCACGTCCTCGTACTGCTCGCCGAGCTCGGACAGGCCGGGGATCGGGTTGCCGTACGGGTCGTGGTGCGGGTGGTCGAGCAGCGTGACGAGGCGCTTCTCGACGAGGTCGCTCATGACGTGCTCCCACCGGCAGGCCTCGGTGTGCACGTGCTCCCAGTCGAGCTTGATGACGTCCGTGAGCAGGCGCTCGGCGAGGCGGTGCTTGCGCATGACGCGCGTGGCCTTGGCCTGGCCGGCCTCGGTGAGCTCGAGGTGACGGTCGCCCGTGACGATCACGAGCCCGTCGCGCTCCATGCGCGCGACCGTCTGCGACACCGTCGGGCCCGAGTGCCCGAGACGCTCCGCGATGCGGGCGCGGAGGGGCGTGATCCCCTCCTCGTCGAGCTCGTAGATCGTCTTGAGGTACATCTCGGTGGTGTCGATCAGGTCGGTCACGTCCACTCCCGTCGGTCGGCCCGGCCCTAGTCTATTCGCACCCCCACCGGCCGGTACGTGCCCCGGGACGCGACTCCCGTCACGTGCCGTCCGCCCCGGGGGCCCTCGAAGCGCCGACCCGAGAGAGCCGACCATGACCCTCGTCATCCCCGCGTCCCTGCTGCCCGCGGACGGCCGGTTCGGCTCCGGGCCGTCGAAGGTGCGGCCCGCCCAGGCGCAGGCGCTGCTCGCGGCCGGCGACCCCGCGGCGCCCGTCCTCGGCACGTCGCACCGCCAGGCTCCGGTCAAGGACCTCGTGCGCCGCGTCCGCACGGGTCTCGCCGCGCTCTTCGACCTCCCCGACGGCTACGAGGTGACGCTGGGCAACGGCGGGTCGACCGCGTTCTGGGAGGTCGCCACGGCGTGCCTCGTGCGCCGCAAGGCGCAGCACGCGGCGTTCGGCGAGTTCGGCGCCAAGTTCGCGGCGGCCACGCGCCGGGCGCCGTTCCTCGAGGACTCGCAGGTGATCTCCGCCGACGCCGGCACGGTCGCGCGCCTGCACCCCGCGGACGACGTCGACGTCTACGCGACCCCGCACAACGAGACCTCGACCGGCGCGATGGTCCCGCTCGAGCGTGTCGTCGAGCCCGAGCAGGGCCTGCTCCTGGTCGACGCCACCTCGGGCGCGGGCGCGCTCCCCGTCGACCTCGCGCAGACCGACGTCTACTACTTCGCGCCGCAGAAGGTCTTCGCGTCCGACGGCGGGCTGTGGCTCGCGATCTGCTCCCCGGCCGCGGTCGCCCGCGCCGAGGAGCTCGAGTCCGACGCCGCGGCGCAGGGCCGCTGGGTCCCCGAGTTCCTCTCGCTCACGACGGCGTTGGCGAACTCGCGCCAGGACCAGACGCTCAACACGCCCGCGGTGGCGACGCTCGTCATGCTGGCCGACCAGGTCGAGTGGATGCTCGAGCAGGGCGGCCTCGAGTGGGCCGTGCGGCGCAGCGCCGAGTCGTCCGGGATCCTCTACGACTGGGCCGAGAGCCGGGACTGGGCGACGCCGTTCGTGCGCGAGCCGGCGGAGCGCTCGAGCGTCGTCGCGACGATCGACCTCGACGACGCGATCGACGCGCGGAAGGTCATCGCGACGCTGCGCGACAACGGCGTGCTCGACGTCTTCCCCTACCGCAAGCTCGGCCGCAACCAGCTGCGCGTCGGCACGTTCCCCGCCGTCGAGCCCGACGACGTGCGCGCGCTGACCGCCTGCGTCGACCACGTCGTGGAGCGTCTCGCCTGACCGGACCGGGTGGGTCCCGGCGGAAGCGGTTTGCTACCTTTCGCGGCGACCGCACCTGCCCGCGATCACCCCGGAGGGGCTCATGCCCGAGATCGACCACTTCACCTACGGCGTCGTCACACCGGCGCTCGCCTACCTCGCGTCGTGCATCGGCGCCGCGACCGGACTGTCCGCGACGTCCCGTGCCCGCGCCGCACGCACCGCGCGCGAGCGGGCCGTCTGGCTCGTGGTGGGAGCCGTGGCCATCGGCGGCACCGCCATCTGGGTCATGCACTTCATCGCGATGCTCGGCTTCACCGTCGACGGCATGCCGATCAACTACGACATGACCACGACCGTCCTGAGCGCGCTCGTCGCGATCCTGGTCGTGGCCGCGGGGCTGTTCCTCGTCGGCTTCAAGGGCGACCGGCTCCCCTTCCTGCTCGGCGGCGGCATGGTCGCCGGCCTCGGCGTCGCGGCGATGCACTACATGGGCATGGCCGCGATGCGCATGACGGGGCACGTCCACTACACGGGCTGGGTCGTCGGCGTCTCGGTCCTCATCGCGGTCGTCGCGGCGACCGCCGCGCTGTGGCTCTCGGTCAACGTGCGCGGCGCGCTCGCGACGACGGGGGCCGCGATGGTCATGGGCGTCGCCGTGGCGGGCATGCACTACACGGGCATGGCGGCCGTGCACGTCACGGGCGAGCCCGGCACGCCCACGGAGGGCACGACGCTGTTCAACCTCATCGGGCCGCTCATCCTCGTCGTCGTCGGCCTGACGCTCACGCTCACGTTCATCGTCGCGATGTGGCCGACCGAGGACGAGATGCGCGAGCAGGAGGAGCTCGAGGAGCGCATCCGCCGCGCGAAGGAGCGCGCCGCCCGCGTCTGACGCCGCCGCCCGCGGTCGCGGTCGCGGTCCCATGCCTCGGACAACGCCTTCCGCCATGCGGGACGCGCTGCTAGAACAGGGACCACGTCGTGACGGGAGGTGACCTGTGCTCGAGACCGACCAGTTCGCCTACGGGGTGATCGTGCCCGTCCTCGCCTTCGTGGTGTCCTGCCTCGGGTGCGGGCTCGGGCTCGCCGCAGCAGCGCGCGGACGCGCGGCGTCGTCGCGGCTCCACCGCGGGGCGTGGCTCGTCGTCGCGGCGATCGCGGTCGGCGGCGTCGGCGTGTGGTCGCTGCACGCGGCCGCCCTGCTCGGGTTCGACGTCGAGGGCGCCGAGGTCCGCTACGACGTCCCGACGGCGGCCGCGAGCGTCGGCGTCGCCGTCCTGCTCGTCGGCGCCGGCCTGCGCGTGGTGAGCGCGCGCGGCGACCGGCCGGCGGCGCTCGCCCTCGGCGGGGCCCTGGCGGGGCTGGGCGTCGTGGGCACGCACCACGTCGGCGTGGCCGCCGTGCGCCTGGAGGGCGAGATCCACCTGCACCCGGCGCCGGTCGCGGCGTCGGCCGTCCTGGCGGTCGCGGGCGCGGTCCTCGCCCTGCGCTGGAACGTGCTGCACCGGGACTGGCGCACGACGACGGGCGCCGCGCTCGCGCTGGGCCTCGCGGTCTCGGGCACGCACTACACGGGCATGGCGGCCGTGTCGGTGTCCGGTGCGGGCGGCGAGGTCCTCACCGGCACCGACCCGGGCGTGCTGGTGACCCCGTTCCTCGTCCTCGTCGTCGGCACGACGATCGTGCTCGCGTTCGTCGTCTGCCTGTGGCCGACGGAGGAGGAGATCCGGGCGCAGGGCGTGCTGGCCGCCCGACGGCGCTACGCGGCCTTGGCGACGTCCTCGGCGTCGGCGCGCCCGAGCTCGTCGCGCAGCTCGTCCCGCGTGACGCCGTCGAGGTAGACGACCTCGAGGTGGGGCCGCTGCAGCAGGCGGTAGCGGACCTTGAGGTGCCAGTTGCGCACGGCCCACACGGTCGCGCCGGCCGCGACGACGAACGTGGCGATCGAGCCCACGAGGATCGCCCAGCGCGGGCCCAGCGTCTCGCCGACCCAGCCCACGAACGGTGACCCGACCGGCGTCGCGCCGAGGAACACCATCATGTAGAGCGCCATGACGCGGCCGCGCACGAGCGGGTCGGTCGACGTCTGGATGGTCGAGTTGGCCGCGGTCATCATCGTGAGCGACGCGAGGCCGACCGGGATGCACGCGAGCATGTACGTCTCGTAGGTCGGCATGAGCGCCATGACCGCCGTCGCGACGGCGAACGCGAACGCCGAGCCGATGACGAGCCGCACACGCGGCCGGTCACGCCGGGCGGCGAGCAGGGCGCCGGTGAGGGAGCCGATCGCCAGGACGGAGCCGAGGATGCCGTACTCCCCCGCGCCCTTGCCGAACTCGACGCGCGCCATCATGGCGGAGGTGAGCTGGAAGTTGAGGCCGAACGTCGACACCACGGCCATGACGACCATGATCACGACGATGTCGGTGCGGCCGCGCACGTAGCGCACGCCCTCCCGGATCTGCCCCTTGGCGCGGGGCGCCGACGGGAGGGTGCGCAGCTCGCGCGTGCGCATGAGCGCGAGCGCGATGATCGTGGCGCCGAACGTGAACCCGTTGATGAGGAACACCCAGCCGGCGCCGACGGCGGCGATGAGCAGGCCCGCGATGCCCGGGCCCACGAGGCGCGCGGCGTTGAACGACGCGCTGTTGAGCCCGACGGCGTTCGACAGCTTCTCGGCAGGGACCATCTCGGCCACGAACGTCTGGCGGACCGGGTTGTCGAGCGCGGACACGACACCGAGCAGCAGCGCGAAGCCGTAGACGTGCCACAGCTCGGCGTGCCCGGACAGGACGAGCGCGCCCAGCCCGAGGGCGAGCACGCCCATGCCGCCCTGCGTGGCCATGAGCAGGCGGCGCCGCGGCAGGCGGTCGGCGAGCAGGCCGGCCCACGGCGACAGCACGAGGAACGGCAGGAACTGCAGCGCGGTCGTCACGCCGACGGCGACACCGGAGTTGTCGGTGAGCTCGGTCAGGACGATCCAGTCCTGGGCGATGCGCTGCATCCACGTGCCGATGTTGGCGACGAGGGCTGCGGCGAACCAGATGCGGTAGTTGCGGTATCGGAGCGAGGAGAACGTCGCGCTCATCGTGCGGCGATCCTGATCAGCAGGTCGGTGGCTCGGGCCAAGGTCTCTCGTTCGTCGGGGGTGAGGTGGGACAGCTGCTGGGTGAGCCAGGCGTCGCGCCGACGGCGGGTCTCGACGACCTCGCGCGCGCCGGCGTCGGTCAGGCGGACCACGACCTGGCGGCCGTCGGTCGGGTGCTCGACCTTCTCGACCAGGCCCAGCTCTGCCAGCGTGTTGACCATGCGGGTCATGGCCGGCGGCTTGGTGCGCTCGTGCTCCGCCAGCGCGCCGGGGCTCATCTCGCCGTGCTTGTGCAGCACGGTCAGCACGCCGAACTGCCCCTCCGGCAGGTCCGCCTCGCCGCGCTGCGCGCGCAGCTGTCGGCTCACGCGGGTCAGGGCCACGCGCAGCTCGCCGCCGAGCGCGCCGGGTCGCGTGCGGTTGCGCGGGATCGAGGTGCCCGACGACGGTGCGGCGGCGGGTGCACCGGCCCCGGCCGGCGTGCGGGCGGCGGGCGGGGCGGGGTTCGGCATGCTTCTTACTCTAGGTCATTACCCTCGGTAACGACCAGAGGCCGCGGCCGATCGTGCGCGGTCTCACACCAGGACAGGCCTACCGGGCGAGGCGGCCGGCCCTGAGGACACCTGTCGCAGCACTCACCAGCGCGTGCGAAGCACGACGGAACTCGGCGACGCTGCTCTCGAGCTCGCGGCGGGCACGAGCCTGGTGAACGCGCCGGTCCTTGAGGCTCAGCCACCGGGCGAGCGACGGCACGTCGGCCAGCACGGCAGAGCGCTGGGCGAACCCCTCCGGGTCCAGGGTCTCCATCCAGACGGCGAGGCGGCGGACCCGGTCGGCGTAGCCGTCGGGGATCAGGCCGTGGGCACGCAGATCCGCCAGAGCCACCAGTTCGCTCGGCGGGCGTCCGGCATCGTTCTCCTCGAGCACCACCAGGCCCCGGGCGCGAGCCTCGACGAACACCTTCGCGAGCAGGCCGTCACGGTACGCGTTGGCCTGCCGGATCGGCTCCCAGTCCTCGTCGTACGCGTCGTTCAACCCCCACATCCGCGCGGAGCCACCGGGGAACCTGCCGGCCCTGCTCCGCGTGTCGAGCCCCGCCCGCCGGGTGACCTCCGCCTCGAGCGCGTAGCAGGTGTCGCACAGCGTCTGCGAGAGGCGGAACATACTCATGGGCCAGGTCCCGAGGAGGCACGCGGTGCACAGCCTCCCGTGCGAGATGGGCCGCCGGCCGACGCGCGTCATCCGCGCGGCCTGCCGGGGTCCCGGACGCCACTCGACGCCGCCGGACGGGTTCAGGAACATGTCGCTCACCAGGGCTCCCTTCGCTCTTTCCGCCACGGGTTCGTGGTGGACCGGTCTTCCTCCTGGGGCACCGTGCGCGAGGTTGCGCGGTTGCCGGACCAGCACGCGGAGGGCGTATCGCTGGTCGCTCGTGACCTGGGGAGAAACATAGCGGACGCCACCGACGCACGAGAAAGCGCACGGCCCGTGCTCGTGAGCACGGGCCGAGCGCGATGCAGCGTCGGTGCGGCCGGGCGCACCCGACGGACGGTCAGACCCCGAGCGCCGCCTGGATGGGCTCGAGCGTGAAGTACACGACGAACAGCGCGGACGCGATCCACATCAGCGGGTGCACCTGGCGCACCTTGCCCAGCGCGATCTTGATGAGCACGAACGCGATGAAGCCCGCACCGATGCCGTCGGCGATCGAGAACGTGAACGGCATGACGACGATCGTGAGAAACGCGGGGATCGCGATCTCGACGTCCTTCCACGAGATCGCGGCGACCTGGGCCATCATCAGGTACCCGACGAACACGAGCGCCGGCGCGGCCGCCTCGTACGGCACGAGCGCGACGATCGGCGACAGGAACGTCGCGAGCAGGAACGCCACGCCCGTGACGACCGACGCGAGACCGGTGCGCGCGCCCTCGCCGACGCCCGACGTCGACTCCACGTATGCGGTGTTGGACGAGACGCTGCCCGCGCCGCCGGCGACGGCCGCGAGGGAGTCGACCACGAGGATGTTGCGGGTCTTGGGCGGGTTGCCCTTCTCGTCGAGCAGGCCGGCCTCGCCGCCGACGGCGACCATCGTGCCCATCGTGTCGAAGAAGTCGGCGAGCAGCAGCGAGAACACCAGGAGGATCACCGTGACGATCGCGATGTTCTCGAACGAGCCCAGCAGGGAGAACTGCCCGAGGAGGCCGAAGTCCGGGACGGTGGCGACGCCGTCGAACGCCGGTGCGTTGAGGTTGAAGCCGTTGGGGTTGCCGTCGGCCTTGGTACCGATGTGCAGCGTGTTCTCGATGACGACCGCGAGCGCCGTCGCCGTGATGATGGCGATGAGCAGCGCGCCGCGGACTTTGCGGACGAACAGCACGATCGTCAGGACGAGCCCGACGACGAACACGAGGACGGGCCAGGTGCCGAGGTTGCCGAGCGTGACGACGGTGCCCGCGCCCGGGACGACGAAGCCGGCGTTGACGAAGCCGATGAGCGCGATGAACAGACCGATGCCGACGCTGATGGCCGTCTTGAGCTCGACGGGGACGGCCTTGAACACCGCCTCGCGGAAGCCGGTGAGCACGAGCGCCAGGATGATCAGGCCCTCGATGACCACGAGGCCCATCGCGTCGGCCCAGGTGACGCCCTCGAGCGTCGCGATCGAGTAGGCGACGACCGCGTTGAGGCCCAGGCCCGCGGCGAGCGCGATCGGGAAGTTGGCGAAGACGCCCATCGCGATCGTGAGCAGGCCGGCGACGAGCGCGGTCGCCGCGGCGATCATGCCGAAGTTGGGGCCGGGCTCCGTGCCGCCG contains:
- a CDS encoding metal-dependent transcriptional regulator; the encoded protein is MTDLIDTTEMYLKTIYELDEEGITPLRARIAERLGHSGPTVSQTVARMERDGLVIVTGDRHLELTEAGQAKATRVMRKHRLAERLLTDVIKLDWEHVHTEACRWEHVMSDLVEKRLVTLLDHPHHDPYGNPIPGLSELGEQYEDVPFLEGVQSLPALFAGRAPAAPGGSDGQVAVRLQRIAEPLQVDVELLARLSDAGLVPGAQINARYDGAVYTVSVDGAETVLDLPEDLAKHLFVAAR
- a CDS encoding NCS2 family permease gives rise to the protein MANTTSAPLERELSAIDRFFKITERGSTIGTEIRGGLVTFFAMSYIIVLNPLIIGTVNDGTGQVLGGGTEPGPNFGMIAAATALVAGLLTIAMGVFANFPIALAAGLGLNAVVAYSIATLEGVTWADAMGLVVIEGLIILALVLTGFREAVFKAVPVELKTAISVGIGLFIALIGFVNAGFVVPGAGTVVTLGNLGTWPVLVFVVGLVLTIVLFVRKVRGALLIAIITATALAVVIENTLHIGTKADGNPNGFNLNAPAFDGVATVPDFGLLGQFSLLGSFENIAIVTVILLVFSLLLADFFDTMGTMVAVGGEAGLLDEKGNPPKTRNILVVDSLAAVAGGAGSVSSNTAYVESTSGVGEGARTGLASVVTGVAFLLATFLSPIVALVPYEAAAPALVFVGYLMMAQVAAISWKDVEIAIPAFLTIVVMPFTFSIADGIGAGFIAFVLIKIALGKVRQVHPLMWIASALFVVYFTLEPIQAALGV
- a CDS encoding MFS transporter is translated as MSATFSSLRYRNYRIWFAAALVANIGTWMQRIAQDWIVLTELTDNSGVAVGVTTALQFLPFLVLSPWAGLLADRLPRRRLLMATQGGMGVLALGLGALVLSGHAELWHVYGFALLLGVVSALDNPVRQTFVAEMVPAEKLSNAVGLNSASFNAARLVGPGIAGLLIAAVGAGWVFLINGFTFGATIIALALMRTRELRTLPSAPRAKGQIREGVRYVRGRTDIVVIMVVMAVVSTFGLNFQLTSAMMARVEFGKGAGEYGILGSVLAIGSLTGALLAARRDRPRVRLVIGSAFAFAVATAVMALMPTYETYMLACIPVGLASLTMMTAANSTIQTSTDPLVRGRVMALYMMVFLGATPVGSPFVGWVGETLGPRWAILVGSIATFVVAAGATVWAVRNWHLKVRYRLLQRPHLEVVYLDGVTRDELRDELGRADAEDVAKAA
- a CDS encoding MHYT domain-containing protein, which translates into the protein MPEIDHFTYGVVTPALAYLASCIGAATGLSATSRARAARTARERAVWLVVGAVAIGGTAIWVMHFIAMLGFTVDGMPINYDMTTTVLSALVAILVVAAGLFLVGFKGDRLPFLLGGGMVAGLGVAAMHYMGMAAMRMTGHVHYTGWVVGVSVLIAVVAATAALWLSVNVRGALATTGAAMVMGVAVAGMHYTGMAAVHVTGEPGTPTEGTTLFNLIGPLILVVVGLTLTLTFIVAMWPTEDEMREQEELEERIRRAKERAARV
- the serC gene encoding phosphoserine transaminase, producing MTLVIPASLLPADGRFGSGPSKVRPAQAQALLAAGDPAAPVLGTSHRQAPVKDLVRRVRTGLAALFDLPDGYEVTLGNGGSTAFWEVATACLVRRKAQHAAFGEFGAKFAAATRRAPFLEDSQVISADAGTVARLHPADDVDVYATPHNETSTGAMVPLERVVEPEQGLLLVDATSGAGALPVDLAQTDVYYFAPQKVFASDGGLWLAICSPAAVARAEELESDAAAQGRWVPEFLSLTTALANSRQDQTLNTPAVATLVMLADQVEWMLEQGGLEWAVRRSAESSGILYDWAESRDWATPFVREPAERSSVVATIDLDDAIDARKVIATLRDNGVLDVFPYRKLGRNQLRVGTFPAVEPDDVRALTACVDHVVERLA
- a CDS encoding MarR family winged helix-turn-helix transcriptional regulator; this encodes MPNPAPPAARTPAGAGAPAAAPSSGTSIPRNRTRPGALGGELRVALTRVSRQLRAQRGEADLPEGQFGVLTVLHKHGEMSPGALAEHERTKPPAMTRMVNTLAELGLVEKVEHPTDGRQVVVRLTDAGAREVVETRRRRDAWLTQQLSHLTPDERETLARATDLLIRIAAR
- a CDS encoding MHYT domain-containing protein; translated protein: MLETDQFAYGVIVPVLAFVVSCLGCGLGLAAAARGRAASSRLHRGAWLVVAAIAVGGVGVWSLHAAALLGFDVEGAEVRYDVPTAAASVGVAVLLVGAGLRVVSARGDRPAALALGGALAGLGVVGTHHVGVAAVRLEGEIHLHPAPVAASAVLAVAGAVLALRWNVLHRDWRTTTGAALALGLAVSGTHYTGMAAVSVSGAGGEVLTGTDPGVLVTPFLVLVVGTTIVLAFVVCLWPTEEEIRAQGVLAARRRYAALATSSASARPSSSRSSSRVTPSR